One genomic window of bacterium Scap17 includes the following:
- a CDS encoding L-lactate permease, with product MSEPLLALLAFTPILLAGILLVGLQWPARRAMPLVFLVTAAIGYFVWQMSLTRILASTLQGLMVTVSVLWIIFGAIFLLNTLKHSGAIAVIRGAFTTVSPDRRVQAIIIAWLFGSFIEGASGFGTPAAIAAPLLVAIGFPALGAVMVGMMIQSTPVSFGAVGTPIVIGVNAGLDKANLGEQLLANHSSWEAFLQLITSEVAIVHGIVGLLMPLFMTVMMTRFFGAKKSWSEGLSIAPFALFAGLCFTLPYVAAGIFLGPEFPSLIGALVGLILVVPAARAGFLLPKDSWDFPPEAEWPRHWLGDLTLERDDVEAAAAGRKPLPLWLAWLPYGLIALLLVASRVSSDFKGWLVSVQFSATDLLGASGISGAIQPLYLPGGIMVFVALITLLLHRMASRQLVAAASESWRTLVGAGFVLVFTIPMVRILINSGVNLNDLASMPVVMADVVADSLGQAYPLFASGIGALGAFIAGSNTVSNMMLSQFQFNVAAQLGLSGALMVALQAVGAAAGNMIAIHNVVAASATVGLLGREGRTLRMTAIPTAYYLLASGVLGILAFHLVGLSDPLLP from the coding sequence ATGTCCGAGCCACTGCTGGCCTTGCTGGCCTTCACCCCTATCCTGCTGGCAGGCATCCTGCTCGTCGGTCTGCAATGGCCCGCGCGTCGCGCCATGCCATTGGTCTTCCTCGTCACCGCTGCCATCGGCTATTTCGTGTGGCAGATGTCGCTGACGCGCATTCTGGCCTCCACGCTGCAGGGGCTGATGGTGACCGTCTCGGTGCTGTGGATCATCTTCGGCGCCATCTTCCTGCTCAATACGCTCAAGCATTCCGGGGCGATCGCGGTAATCCGCGGCGCCTTCACCACCGTCAGTCCCGACCGCCGCGTACAGGCCATCATCATTGCCTGGCTGTTCGGCAGCTTCATCGAGGGGGCTTCCGGCTTCGGGACGCCTGCGGCCATCGCGGCGCCGTTGCTGGTCGCCATCGGCTTCCCGGCGCTGGGGGCGGTGATGGTGGGCATGATGATCCAGTCGACGCCGGTATCCTTCGGGGCGGTGGGCACGCCGATCGTGATCGGCGTGAATGCGGGCCTCGACAAGGCCAATCTCGGTGAGCAGCTGCTGGCGAACCATTCCAGCTGGGAGGCCTTCCTGCAGCTGATCACCTCGGAAGTCGCCATCGTGCATGGCATCGTCGGCCTGCTGATGCCGCTGTTCATGACCGTGATGATGACGCGCTTCTTCGGAGCGAAGAAAAGCTGGAGCGAGGGGCTGTCGATAGCACCGTTCGCGTTGTTCGCCGGCCTGTGCTTCACGCTGCCCTACGTGGCGGCAGGTATCTTCCTCGGCCCGGAGTTCCCGTCACTGATCGGCGCTCTGGTCGGCTTGATCCTCGTGGTGCCAGCGGCGCGTGCCGGCTTTCTATTGCCGAAGGACAGCTGGGATTTTCCGCCCGAGGCCGAGTGGCCCAGGCATTGGCTGGGCGACCTGACGCTGGAGCGTGATGATGTCGAGGCCGCCGCAGCGGGCAGAAAGCCGCTGCCTCTGTGGCTGGCGTGGTTGCCCTATGGGCTGATCGCGCTGCTACTGGTCGCCTCGCGCGTATCGAGTGACTTCAAGGGCTGGCTGGTCAGCGTGCAATTCAGTGCCACTGACCTGCTGGGTGCCAGCGGCATCTCCGGCGCGATACAGCCGCTCTATCTGCCGGGCGGCATCATGGTCTTCGTGGCCCTGATCACGCTGCTGCTGCATCGCATGGCCTCTCGCCAGCTGGTGGCGGCGGCCAGCGAATCCTGGCGCACACTGGTCGGCGCCGGCTTCGTGCTGGTGTTCACCATTCCGATGGTGCGCATCCTGATCAACTCCGGCGTCAATCTGAACGATCTGGCGTCCATGCCGGTGGTGATGGCGGACGTGGTGGCTGACAGCCTCGGTCAGGCTTACCCGTTGTTCGCCTCGGGCATCGGCGCGCTGGGCGCCTTCATCGCCGGCTCCAATACGGTTTCCAACATGATGCTGTCCCAGTTCCAGTTCAATGTCGCCGCCCAGCTCGGGCTGTCGGGAGCGCTGATGGTGGCGCTGCAGGCGGTCGGGGCCGCGGCCGGCAACATGATCGCCATCCACAACGTCGTGGCGGCCTCGGCGACCGTCGGTCTGCTGGGGCGTGAGGGACGTACCCTGCGCATGACGGCGATTCCGACCGCCTACTATCTA